A single genomic interval of Carettochelys insculpta isolate YL-2023 chromosome 28, ASM3395843v1, whole genome shotgun sequence harbors:
- the GJC1 gene encoding gap junction gamma-1 protein: protein MSWSFLTRLLEETHNHSTFVGKIWLTVLIVFRIVLTAVGGESIYYDEQSKFVCNTEQPGCENVCYDAFAPLSHVRFWVFQIILVATPSVMYLGYAIHKIARMVEHSEPDKRTRNKTFSMRWKQHRGLEETEDDHEEDPMMYPEIELESERENKEQPAPAKAKHNGRRRIREDGLMKIYVLQLLSRTMFEVGFLVGQYFLYGFEVSPTFVCSRKPCPHKIDCFISRPTEKTIFLLIMYGVSCLCLLLNIWEMLHLGFGTIRDTLNNKRKELEDSGTYNYPFTWNTPSAPPGYNIAVKPDQIQYTELSNAKMAYKQNKANIAQEQQYGSNEENIPAELENLQREIKVAQERLDLAIQAYNNQNNPSSSREKKSKAGSNKSSASSKSGDGKTSVWI from the coding sequence ATGAGTTGGAGCTTCTTGACCCGTCTGTTAGAGGAAACCCACAATCATTCAACATTTGTTGGCAAAATTTGGCTGACAGTTTTGATTGTCTTTCGGATTGTCCTTACTGCTGTTGGAGGGGAGTCCATCTATTATGATGAACAAAGCAAGTTTGTGTGCAACACAGAACAACCAGGATGTGAGAATGTTTGCTATGATGCTTTTGCTCCTCTTTCGCATGTGAGATTTTGGGTATTTCAGATAATTCTTGTAGCCACTCCATCTGTGATGTATTTAGGCTATGCCATTCATAAAATTGCCAGAATGGTGGAACATAGCGAACCTGATAAAAGAACCAGGAACAAAACCTTTTCAATGCGCTGGAAACAACACCGTGGCTTGGAGGAGACAGAGGATGACCATGAAGAAGATCCAATGATGTACCCAGAAATAGAGCTAGAAAGCGAGCGTGAGAACaaggagcagccagcccctgctaAAGCTAAACACAATGGCAGGAGGCGAATCCGAGAGGATGGGCTCATGAAAATctatgtgctgcagctgctgtctaGGACCATGTTTGAAGTTGGCTTTCTTGTTGGTCAATATTTTTTATATGGGTTCGAAGTCAGCCCAACATTTGTGTGTAGCAGAAAGCCATGCCCACACAAGATAGATTGTTTCATTTCAAGACCCACTGAAAAGACCATTTTCCTGTTAATAATGTATGGTGTAAGCTGCCTGTGTTTACTTTTGAATATCTGGGAAATGCTTCACTTGGGATTTGGTACAATCCGAGACACattgaacaataaaagaaaagagCTGGAAGACTCTGGTACCTATAATTACCCTTTTACTTGGAATACTCCATCTGCTCCTCCTGGCTATAACATTGCAGTCAAGCCAGATCAAATCCAGTATACTGAATTGTCCAATGCCAAAATGGCCTACAAGCAAAACAAAGCTAATATAGCTCAGGAACAGCAGTATGGCAGCAATGAAGAAAACATTCCAGCCGAACTAGAAAATCTACAGAGGGAAATTAAGGTGGCTCAGGAACGTCTGGACCTTGCAATCCAGGCTTACAATAACCAAAACAATCCCAGCAGTTCCAGAGAGAAAAAATCCAAAGCAGGCTCAAACAAAAGTAGTGCTAGTAGCAAATCAGGAGATGGAAAAACCTCTGTCTGGATTTAA